The Metasolibacillus fluoroglycofenilyticus region GTCCCCTCTCATCTTTAATATTTGCTGCAAGCCACGGAAATTGGGATTGCTCGATGATGGTCTTAACCGTATGTAAACCATAATTAAATTCATGATTGCCAAAAATTGCGGCATCATATTGCATTGCATTTGCTACTTTTATCATTTGGTTATGGTAATGTGGATCAACTTTTTGTTCATAATAAGTCATTGGACTGCCTTGTATAAAATCACCGTTATCAATTAATAATACCGCACTCCGTTTACGCTCCTCTTCGATAATTGTCATGAGCTTCCCTAGTCCCATTGGTAACACCGACTTGTTTGAAAAGTCTGTCGGCATCACATAACCATGAATATCGCTTGTCACCAAAACAGAAATCTTTTTCATACAAACACCTCATTTCTTAATTAGCTACATTTTAATCTTATCTTCCACTTTTTGAAAATTTAAATCTTTGTAATTCCTTAATATCTTATTTACATTCATCTTTTATAATCGAGTGGCACAACAATTTTAGGAGGAAAATTTATGAAAAAAATGTTTTGGTTGGTATGTTTGCTCGCAATCAGTATGATACTTGTTGCTTGTAATGGCAATGAAGGGGATGAATCGTCTACAACAGATGATGCCAATACAAATGCTTCTTCAACAGATAATACACAGGCAACAGAAGCAACTGCAACAAAATTGGAAAAGCTATCAATTGCTTTCGTACCATCACGTGACCCACAAGAAATTATTACTGCTACAGAGCCGTTAAAAGAATTGTTAACAGCAGAGCTTGCTACATTAGGCTATGACGTTGATAAGGTAGACATTACAGTAGGTACAAATTATGAAGCTGTCGGAGAGGCATTATCTGCAGGTACAACAGATATTGGCTTAATTCCTGGTGGTACATATGTGCTGTATGATGATGGCGCTGAAGTCATTTTAACTGCAACACGCTCTGGCTTAAACAATAATTCGGACGATCCAACAGAGTGGAACAATAATAAGCCAACAACAGCAACAGCCGATCAAGCAACATCTTATCGCGCATTATTAATAGCTGGTCCATCAGCTAAAGGACGAGAGCTAGCTACAAAAGTCAACAATGGCGAGGACTTAACATTCGAGGACTTAAATGGTGCAAATTGGAATGTCATGTCTTCCTCATCACCTGCTGGCTATATCTATCCAGCGCTATGGTTAAATGAAAAGTTTGAAAAGACCATTACGGATTTATCCAAAGTTGTACAAGCGGATTCTTATGGTAATGCCTTTGGTCGTCTAGCTGCTGGTCAAACAGATGTACTTGTCACATATGCAGATGCCCGTCGTGATTTTGAGGATGTATGGACAACGGACTTTGAACGTTCTACAAGCATTTGGGATGAGACAGATGTACTGGGTGTTATGCCGGCAATTTATAACGATACGATTAGCGTGAGTAAACATTCCAAAATTATGGATGACAAATTAAAGGCTGCGTTGCAACAAGCATTTATTAATATTGCTAACTCAGATGCTGGTAAAGAAGTTATCTCTATTTACAGTCATGAAGGCTATCAAATCGCAAAAGACTCTGACTATGATAATGAACGTAAAGCACAGCAATTAGTCCAACAATTAAGCAATTAATGATGTCACAATAGCGGAGTTGTCCGAAAAGTCTATTTTTTTGACACCACATTGAAATAAATATTTTTATCGCTTCCCTTTTACTGAAGGATAACGCTGCTAAAGCCAATGTTCATCCCATTTTTAAAAGAGGCGTTCTCTGTTTATATGAATATTTTGCGAAACATCATCGCTACTGTCCAAAATGCTGGCTATGCACGGCTTTTTGGACAGCCCCATTTTTATCTAAAGGTAGGTGTAACACAATGATTGAATTTCAATGTGTACATAAAAGTTATAATAACGGATTTGTCGCATTAAAAGATATTAATCTTAAAATTGAGCAAGGAGAATACGTAGCTGTCATTGGCTTATCTGGTGCTGGTAAATCGACACTGATTCGCTGCATTAATCGAATGCACGACATTACGGATGGTTCATTACAAGTCAATGGTGTAGAAGTATCCACATTGAAAGGACAAGAAATACGTACATTGCGCAGAGGCATCGGCATGATTTTTCAATCTTTTAATCTCGTATCGCGCATGTCGGCACTAAACAATGTCCTCGTATCATTTGTGCCCGACATGCCATTCTGGCGAAAAGCGCTTGGCATATTTACAAAGCAGCAAAAAATAGAAGCACTTGAAGCACTTGATCAAATGAAGATTTTAGATAAGTCATTTACGCGTGTTGATCAATTATCAGGTGGACAGCAGCAGCGTGTCGCCTTAGCACGTACGCTTGCACAGAAACCACAGATTATTTTGGCAGATGAACCTGTTGCCTCACTTGACCCAGTCACAGCGCAACAAGTGATGTCTGATTTTCAACGAATTAATGAAGAACTGAATATGACGATAATTATGAACATTCATCATGTAGAGTTAGCACTCGAATATGCAACAAGAGTTATTGGTATTCGCAATGGAGAAATTGTCTATGACGGCCCTGCAAGCGCTGTAACAGAAAACGTATTGAACCTCATTTATAACGGCAAATTGAAAGAGGAGCTGACGATGGTTTGAACATCATAAAGACAAAATCAATGACATTAGGCAATGGGAAAACAGTCACATTTAAACGCTCCAAAGCGCCATGGATTGTGCTTCTATTGCTTTTTTCCTTGTATTTTTCAATCCAAATTACAGGCTTTAGTATCATTGTTCTGATTGAACGTATCTATCAATTTTGGAAAATTGTTGGGGAGATGATACCACCGAACTGGTCTTATTTAGACCGATTATGGCAACCGTTATTTGACACCATTAAAATGTCCTTGCTTGGCTCACTTCTCGGAGCAGTCTGTGCATTACCAATCGCTTTTTTAGCCTCTTCCAATATGATAAAAAGCACATGGCTTGTCGTAGCCAGCAAGTTATTCTTAAGCCTATTACGTACCCTACCTACATTAGTAGCCGCTTTAATCGCCACATTCATTTTTGGTATTGGTACGATGGCAGGTACGGTCGCGATTTTTTTATTTACCGTCGCTTATGTTGGCAAACTTTTATATGAACAAATTGAAAATACAGATTTAAAGGCTTTTGAAGCAATGCATTCAATGGGGCACTCTACGTTTTCAGCATTCCGTTATGCAATATTACCTCAAATTTTGCCTAACTATATTTCAACTGCGCTGTTTTGCTTTGAAGGAAATGTACGCTACGCTGCCATTTTAGGTTATGTTGGGGCTGGTGGTATCGGCTTACTGCTAAATGAAAGCTTAGGCTGGCGCAACTATGCAAATGTCGGAATGATTTTGCTGCTGCTCGCAGTAACAGTCTTTTGTATTGAAACACTTAGTGAACATTTCAGAAAGAAATTAATGTAGGAGGTGATTGCTTTGCATGCAATTGAAAAACAGCTCATCAATGAACCAAAATATACAACGAAAAGCATCATCTCTATTATGATTTTAGCCGCGTTTCTACTATGGTCTTTATCCGCTATTAACCTTTCAAATATGACAGAAAACGGATTCTCGATTGCCAAAAATATTATGCTTGGGATTTTATCACCGAATACCGAGCTATTATTTACATGGAGCACAAACGGCATACCGTACTTGCTATTAGAAACAGTGGCGATTGCCTTTTTAGGAACAATTGTCGGTGCGATTTTAGCTATACCGCTTGCTTTTTTATCAGCATCCAACATCGTAGCAAAGCCAATTGCTTTTCTTGTTCGATTAATACTAATTGTTATCCGAACAGTCCCTGCAATTGTTTATGGTTTAATGTTTATTCGTGTAACAGGGCCTGGTCCTTTCGCAGGTGTGCTGACAATGGCTTTGGTATCAGTTGGTATGCTGTCTAAGTTATATGTCGATGTTATCGAGAATTTAGAAACTAGTATTTTAGAATCACTGGAATCAATGGGCTGCACTACTTATGAAAAAATTCGTTATGGTATTATTCCGCAGCTATCCGCTATGTTTATATCCATTGTCATTTATCGATTTGATATGAATTTACGAGATGCTGCCGTTTTAGGATTAGTTGGTGCTGGTGGCATTGGAGCGCCGCTTATTTTCGCTATGAATGGCTATAAATGGTCAGAAGTTGGTTCGATTTTAATTGGTTTGATGATACTCATCTTATTTATTGAGTTTTTATCAAATAAAATTCGCAACAAGCTTGTAAGGGGGTGATGCCGTACTTACTATAGCTTTTTCGCAGTATCCATCTATAGCTAACAAGGAGGAGAAAAATGAAAAATTTTGTAAAGTCTTTACTCATTTTTACTGGATTGATTGTCTTTCTTTACGCAGATTTGAGCTATGTAACAGCAGAGGGACCAAATGACCCCGCCCCCATTATTTACCCAGCAAATCCAAATGGCATGAAAGTGCTATTTGACAACAGTCACGGACAAACGGCTGGGCAATCGGATTGGGTAATTGATGGCGCTTTTTCAGATTTTGCGAATGCGCTAGCGAATGAAGGGTATGTTGTAAAAGAGCATAGAAGCACGTCGCCATTAACATTGGCTGATTTAGATGATTACGATGTCTTCGTTATACCAGAGGCACAAATTCCATTTAAAGCAGTAGAACAACAAGCGATTGTCGATTTTGTTGAAGCAGGTGGTGGCGTATTCTTTATCTCTGATCACTATAATGCTGACCGCAATTTAAATCGTTGGGATTCAAGTGAAATTATGAATGGTTGGCGCCGTGGTGCATATAATACCCCTACATTAAATATGTCTGCATCTGAGATTAGTGCAATGGCTGGTGTCACAAGTTCACAATGGCTAAGCAATGAGTTCGGTGTAGAGTTTCGCTATAACGCGTTAGACCATACAAAAGCTAATGTAGTTGTTCCGTCATATGAATCATTCGATATTACGACAGGTGTATCGGCCGTATCAATTCATGCTGGCTCCACATTAGCGATTACCAATCCATCGCTTGCCAAAGGTATCGTTTATTTACCTACTGGCTTAACACCAACAGCAAATAGATGGAATAACGCGATTGACCAAGGCGTTTATGCCAACGGAGGCATTGCAGAAGGACCATTTGTTGCCATCAGTAAAAAATTAAATGGTAAAGCTGCATTTATTGGTGATTCTTCACCTGTGGAAGATATTACACCTAAATATCGCAATGAAGAAACAGGCGCTCTGAAAAGAACATATGACGGTTTTATCGCAGACGATAATGCTACATTACTTGTTAATATTATTCATTGGCTTGCTACCCAAGAAAGCTATCACACATTAGCAAATACAACTGTTACGCTTGATGCTGTCACACCATTATTACCAATGGAATTGCCAGCAAATTCTAAAGAACCGGCTTTTGAGCCTTGGCGCTTACCAACATCGGGTTATCTATGGTACGACCAATCAACATTTGCTGCTGGTTCGTACGGCTCATCGATTAGTCCACCAGCAACTTTAACATATACTTTAGTTACACCTACTGTATTAGATACTACTGGCAATCCATTTGATGTAACGGTGGCTATCAGCGGCTTAGCACCTAATGAAACAGTAACAGGTTTAAGAATGCAAGTGTATCTAGCAGGCGGGACAGCTATTTCTCAAATTCAAAATCAAAACGGTTCTTGGCCTTCAGGCTACGGCTATCAGGAGATTGGAACGATTACGGCTAATCATAATGGCATCGCAACTACAACTGTCCATATGCGTCTCAATCCAAATGTTACAGAAACAAATGCAACTATTCGTTTACGAGCAACAGATGGAACGAATTTAATTACACAATCTGTATTACTTGGCACACCTGAAACACCTGTAGAACCTGAGCCATCAACTGGTGAAACACAAACACTGACAAATGGTAACTATAAATTCATTTTGCCAGCCATACTTCCGAAAAATGGTGAAGCATTTCCAGTACAAGTAGTGATACAGCAATTGGCAGCTAATACTACAATTACAAACGCACAAGTTCAATTTTATTTGAGCAATGGGACAGGCATTTCTCAAATTCAAAATGCCGATGGTTCTTGGCCATCTTCCTATGGCTACTTTAATGTAGCTAATTTAACGGCTGATAGCAGTGGGACAGCTACTAAAAAAATAATGATGCGGATTAATCCGACTGTCACAGCCTCAACAGCAAATATCAGATTACGTTTAGGTTCAGGCAATAATGTGTTAACAGCAACTATCCAGCTCCCTTAATCACTATCAGAAGCACAAGTTTTCTACATTGTTGAAAACACTTCTACCAATGAAATCCCTGTGAATTTCTGCAGGGGTTTTTTTGAATTATTCCAAAAGACCTTCTAGAATTATATATGAAATGAAGTTCAATCCACTTCTTACAACTTTGGAAGCATAAAAAAAGTACAACAAAGGCTTTGCAACCAATGCTGTACTTTTCATAATCTTATTTATCTTCTGCTACGAATGGAAGTAAAGCCATAATACGTGATACTTTGATAGCTGAAGTCAATTTACGTTGATACTTCGCGCTTGTACCAGTTACGCGACGTGGTAAAATTTTACCGCGCTCAGAGATGAATTTCTTTAAAAGATCAACATCTTTATAGTCGATGTGCGTAATATTATTAGCAGTGAAGTAACAAACTTTACGGCGTTTGCGGCCTCCGCGACGTTGTGCTGCCATTAGCGTTGTCCTCCTTTAGTTTATTTTTCTATTGGACGTGAAGCATTAGAACGGTAAATCGTCCTCTGAAACTTCGATTGGCCCTTTGCTATTTGCAAATGGGTCCTCATCCATACGTGTATAATTTTGCTGATTTTGTGGTGGCTGCTGCTGTTGATAAGAACCAAATGGATCTTGTGCAGGAGCACCGCCATATTGCTGGTTATTATAGTTTTGTTGCCCTCCACCATAATTGTTGCCGCCATATGGCTGATTTTGCATACCTTGTGATGCGCCACCGCTACGTGGTTCTAAGAACTGTACTGCATCTGCTACAACATCTGTTGTATAAACACGTTTTCCGTCTTGTCCTTCATAGCTACCTGTTTGAATGCGACCTTCAACGCCAATTAAGCTCCCTTTACGCATAAAGTTTGCTAAATTTTCGGCTTGTTTACGCCACGCAATACAGCCAATGAAGTCAGCTTCACGCTCACCTTGTTGGTTCGAAAATGTTCGGTTTACAGCGACTGTAAAGCGAGCCATAGGAACTCCACTTGGCGTATAACGAAGCTCTGGATCTTTTGTCAGTCTGCCTACTAGTACGACACGGTTAATCATCGGTACACAGCCTCCTTTTCAGCATTATGGTTAAAAATTATTTATCTTCTTCGCGAACAGCGATATGACGGATAATGTCTTCGCTAATGTTAGCTAAACGAGTGTACTCATCGATTGCTTGAGAACCAGCGTTTACTTTCACGATTTGGTAGAAACCTTCGCGGAAGTCGTTGATTTCGTAAGCAAGACGGCGTTTACCCCAGTCTTTTGCTTCGATGATTTCAGCACCGTTTGAAGTTAAGATTTCGTTGAAACGCTCTACTAAAGCTTTCTTCGCTTCTTCTTCAATGTTTGGGCGTACGATGTACATTAATTCATACTTTCTCATCTTTGTTTTGCACCTCCTTATGGACTTGGGCTCTCCTACTAAATAGGGAGCAAGGAGCAAGTAACTTGTATTACTCACATCTTTGAATTATAGCATGTTTTAAATTTATGTGCAATATATTTTCAAACAACGATTGAGTCAAGTATTAGATGAGCTACTAGAATATACAATAAACTGAGAGTAGCGTATAGCTGCTCTTTTATTTTCAAAAAAATAAAAGTAACTTATAATAAGAGGGGTGGAAATTGTTTGTACGATTTATGCAGAGTTTGATATGACAAGCGTGTCAGTGGCAACCGAGTATTACCGAAAGTCAGATTACTAGGTAAGACGCTGACTGAAGTTCGACTACAAACTATTTAAAGGGGTTTATGCTGATAATGATACCAGATTCAATACAGCCATCAATTTTTTATGTTACATTTGCTTATTTTATTTTTTTATGCCTATTTGTTTTCTTTAGAGTTGTCGTTTTTAATTTCGCTTTAAAAACGATTAAACGCCCTCTAAGTATTGTTTACGATATTTCTCTTTTCGTTATTACAACAATTTGGTTCTTTTATCTACATTCACAAGACTTTATTTATTACAGTTATGATTCGCCGATATTATTATTTGTTAGTTTTGCTTATTTCGTTTCAATATTCGATTTCATATATAATTATTTTTTGTATAAAAAGGCAAACTCCACGAGTTTATAAACTCGTGGAGTTTTATTTTTATTTAGCAAAATTCCAAGGTACATATGCAACATAAGAAAATTTTGTTAACATTCGTTCGGACTGGTAATTACCATTTTTATCAGTAAAACCAATTTCAGTATACGTAGTTTTGATGATTGCACCACCTGATGAATCAGCCGATACATTGACATCTATTTTATCTCCGATTTTTGGGAATGGGAATGTTACTGTACTCGTATCCCATACTTGTGAACCAAAGAAAACAGAAATAGTACTTCCAATAAATTTGAGACTTCCCGCAAGAACTGCAACAAGAAGAACGATTGCTTCTCCGTTTTTCGCTTTTTGTAGGGATGCCGCACATGAACAAATGTAGGGTTATTATGTGAACCATACATTTTCACAGTTGGGTAAATCACATGTGAACCAATAGCTGGTGATGCTAATGTTAAATCTACTTTAAATTTACCATACCATGGTACATCAATTGTAATATTATCACTTTTCACACTTCGATTATAACTCTTACTAAATACTCTTTGACCGTCACCACCACGAGTCACTGTTAATGTTGCCTCGTAAGGTAGAGTAGCTGACCACTGAATTTGTAATTTACGAGTCCCTGTTCCAAACCCTACTTGTATTGCTGTTAAACCGTAGTTTGCCATTTTATATTCCTCTTGTCTTTTTTATTTATTTTCAAAAGCAATTAAATTATTTAGGATGATTGCTTTCTATAATCTAAAGGGAGATAAATAATTGTTTTGACAACCTTAGTGAAAAATATTTTTATGTTTGATTTAAAGCTCGTTTTGAGCTAGTTTTTCAGTTTCTACTAATTCAAAGAACGAAGGTGCTTCTTTGAATCTTTTTGTTTGGATGGTTTGAATAATCATTAAGCAAATTTCTTGTTTGAGGTCATCACGTTCTTGTGGACGAGTATGACGTAAAACGGCATGAATTTTAGGTTGTAACATGTCTAAAATCTCTTGTTGGAATGATGTGTTATTAACTTTTGTATTGGGCAATTAGTTCCCTCCTTATAATCTGCTTCCCAGAATTACCTAAGTTATATGTATACCAAGCGCGGCTATATGTTAGAATTTGATAAAACGAAAGGGGGCGTAACATGAAAAAAATACTGATTACTTTTATTATATTATTTATTTTAGTAGGGTGTTCAAATAAAGAGAACACTAGTCAACAATCAAGCAGTGACAATGAGGATAAATTGAATGTATTAACTAAACAAAATGAAGAGCTAAAAAAGCAGCTTGAAGAAAGACCGAATCTTACTTCCGACCAATTAAGAGAAACGATGAATCTTTCTTTGAAAATCATTCGAGCGATGGTGAATTCAGATTATAGTTATCTTGAAACAATTATAGATTCTAATGTGACAATTGATTTTGAGAAAAAAATTTTTATATTCGAAAATGGGCATGAACAAAATTTTTTGCAGTCTATTGATTACAACATTTTAGAATACCGATTCCATCATTTAGAAAATAATATTATAACAGTCGGTTTTGGCCAAAATAATGCCGCCATTTATTTTGATTTTTCACAAAAAAATGGGGAGTATTTATTAAATTCATTTATCACCAATTAAATTCTAAATAATTATCAATATAGGAGTGGTCCTGTGACAGAGAAGCAACCTGTAATAATTGAATTAAATATGAAGAAAATTGCGAGGCTTAACTTTTGGCTAACGATTGGCTTTATCGTTTTCTTTACTATTATATATAAATTAATTTATGGACAAACGAATTTTTCACTTTTAGCAATGCTGGCAATGGCTGTTTTATATATTATTTTTATCGTTTTACACGAGGTATTTCATTTAGTAGGCTTTATGATTTTTGGCGGAGCAAAGTTTAAGGAACTTGATTACGGTATTAATTTAAAGCTCGGTATTGCCTATGCGACAACAATTAAGCCAATGACAAATAGTGCAATGAAAAAGGCTTTGCTTCTCCCTTTTTGGACAACGGGCATTTTGCCGACTGTTGCTGGTCTTTATATAGGAAGCTTCACACTCGTGATAACTGGTGCATTATTAATCGCGGGAGCTGTTGGCGATTTCGCCATGTACAAAGAGTTACGTCCATTTCCAAACGATGCACTTGTCAAGGATGACCCCGAGTTACCAAAGCTATATGTGTATGAAACGAGAGTATAATGGAGGGCTGTGAATGACTGCTGTTGTCTTTTGCTTTATATTATTTATTCCGATATATATTATTTTAATTTGGCAATATAAAAATCCGAAAGAAGCCATTTTATGGGGAAGAAGATGGATGTATAAAGAGCAAAATGAAGTCAGTGAGGCGGCTGTTAAATATTCAAGAATAGCTGCATTAATTGGCATCATATTTATTACCTTTCTGTTCTTTTTCCTTTTTCTCAATCAAATTTAACTATCATTTGGATTGCTTTTTATAAAAATAACAGCCCCACCATATTAAAATATACAGATACCCTAAAATAACATATACAGTCCAAATATCACCTTGTTGTAGTCTACTAATAAAATAATGAAGTTCATCTTCACCTAATTTACGTTCGATACTATGAATAAAAGATATTATTGGAACAGTTATCGCAAAAAATATTGTTAAGACAGATAAAACTATAAGTTTTCTTTGTTTAATACATAGTCGAGCAGTTATTATTGTTATAAATAAGAATAGGTAATAAATTATCCAAAACCAATTAGGAAGTGTTCCATACTGCATTTTTTTCAATCTCCCTTCTAATTTTATTCATTATCAAAGTCAAAAAAGCGTTTAAAAAGCCGGTAGCTGCACGGCCTTTTGAACGCTTCTCTCAATTAAACATTAAAACGGAACAACATAATATCGCCATCTTGTACGATATATTCCTTACCTTCTAAACGTACTTTGCCTGCTTCTTTTGCTGCTGTCATTGAGCCTAGCTCAACTAAGTCGTCGTAGGCAACCGTCTCGGCACGGATGAAGCCGCGCTCGAAGTCGGTGTGAATCACACCCGCACATTGCGGTGCTTTCATGCCTTTGCGGAACGTCCACGCACGTACTTCTTGTACGCCAGCCGTAAAGTATGTAGCAAGTCCTAATAAGTCATATGAAGCACGGATTAATTGGTCTAAGCCCGACTCTTTAATGCCTAGTTCTTCTAAAAACATTGCTTTTTCCTCGTCGTCAAAGCCCGAAATTTCTTCTTCAATTTTCGCACAAATTGTAATGACCTGAGCACCTTCTGCTGCGGCGAATTCGCGTACCATCTGCACATATTTGTTGCTATCTGCATCTGCTACTTCGTCCTCAGATACGTTAGCAACATAAAGCATCGGCTTGATTGTTAATAAGTGAAGCCCTTTAATAACCTTTAGCTCATCGTCTGAAAGCTCTGCTGCACGTGCGGGCTTTTCAGCTTCTAGCGCCTCTTTTATCTTCACTAAGATTGGCTCTTCAATAAGTGCTTCTTTATCTTTTTGCTTCGCCATTTTTGCAACGCGCTGCAAGCGTTTTTCAACAGATTCCATATCAGCTAAAATAAGCTCTAAATTGATAACTTCGATATCATCGATTGGATTAACTGTACCTGCTACGTGCGTAATGTTTTCGTCCTCAAAGCAGCGTACCACTTGGCAAATTGCATCTACTTCACGAATATGTGCTAAAAATTTGTTACCAAGCCCTTCACCTTTTGAAGCACCTTTTACGATCCCTGCAATGTCCGTAAATTCAAATGCTGTTGGTACAGTTTTTTTAGGCTCTACTAATTCTGTTAATTTATTTAAACGTGCGTCTGGTACTTCCACGATTCCTACGTTTGGGTCAATTGTTGCGAATGGGTAGTTAGCAGCAAGTGCGCCAGCCTTCGTAATCGCATTAAATAATGTTGATTTGCCGACGTTTGGTAAACCGACAATTCCAGCCGTTAATGCCATATAGGACACAACCTTTCTATGCTCAGTTCATTTTACTTATGTTAATAGCCTTTTCTATTATATTGATAATACGCCTAAAAGTCTAACCGCATTATTGTTCATCGACTTTTTTAATTACTTTTTTCATCTTCTTTTCAAATTCACGTCTAGGAATCATAACGCTATGCCCACAACCTTCACATTTAATGCGAATATCTGCACCTAAGCGAATAATTTTCCATGCATTTGTTCCACATGGATGCTGCTTTTTCATTTCTACAATATCATTTAATTCAAATGCCTTACCTTCCAATTTTATTCTCTCCCTTCAATTTCTCGTCCCATTACACGGTCATACAGCATCATTTTTGGGAATGGAGTGACTATACCATTTTGCTCTAGTAGCTCCTTCACGTCTTGACGAATTGTTCGAGCAATTGTCCATTGCTGTAATGGTAATGTTTCAGCTATAATGCGCACAGTTACTTCATTATCGGTCGCATTTTGAACGCCTAAAAAGGCAGGTATATTTGTTAATGCTGGATGCTGTTGTGGTAGCTTTTCTAAATAGGCAGTAATGAGTTTTTCTGCCTTTTCAATATCAGCATCTATATTTAACTCCATGTCAATCATAAACTTCGAGTGATTGATGGAATAGTTCGTTACATTCGTAATAGAACCGTTTGGAATAATAAATTGCTCACCTGTATTGCCCTTTACCTTCGTTGTACGTAAACCAATTTCCAGGACAGTTCCCTCTGCCCCGTTTATTTTTATATAATCGCCTACACCAAACTGATCCTCAAAAATAATAAAAAACCCTGTAATCACATCTTTTACTAAGCTTTGGGCACCAAAGCCAATTGCTAAGCCTGCAATACCAGCCCCCGCAAGTAGCCCTGCAATTTGAATATCAAGGGCAGATAAAACGCCCATAATGGCAGAAAAGTACACTAAATAAGATAAAACACTTTGCAATAATTTTAATATTGTTTTTTGACGACGTTCGGAGTGATTTAATGGAGAACGCATGCGTACAACAAAAATTTTCTCAATAATCTTCCTTCCAACACGAACAGCAATATAGGAAGCAGCCAAAATTGCAATCACTTTTATAGAGGCTATTAAAATAAAATCCCATAACGCTTCACTCGTAAGATAATCCCAAGTTTTTTGACTAATTCGTGTGAGCCCCCTTAGATTGACTGTTGCTGCTGCCGAATAATATAATTCCATTTTTTCACTCCCTGTATAAGAAATTAACAAATTGAGTATACTGCACAAATATAACGTACTTTTACTATTTTTAGAAAGTGAGTGAAACAAATGAATAATCA contains the following coding sequences:
- a CDS encoding DUF951 domain-containing protein — translated: MEGKAFELNDIVEMKKQHPCGTNAWKIIRLGADIRIKCEGCGHSVMIPRREFEKKMKKVIKKVDEQ
- the rpsF gene encoding 30S ribosomal protein S6, yielding MRKYELMYIVRPNIEEEAKKALVERFNEILTSNGAEIIEAKDWGKRRLAYEINDFREGFYQIVKVNAGSQAIDEYTRLANISEDIIRHIAVREEDK
- a CDS encoding DUF3267 domain-containing protein, with product MTEKQPVIIELNMKKIARLNFWLTIGFIVFFTIIYKLIYGQTNFSLLAMLAMAVLYIIFIVLHEVFHLVGFMIFGGAKFKELDYGINLKLGIAYATTIKPMTNSAMKKALLLPFWTTGILPTVAGLYIGSFTLVITGALLIAGAVGDFAMYKELRPFPNDALVKDDPELPKLYVYETRV
- the ychF gene encoding redox-regulated ATPase YchF; this translates as MALTAGIVGLPNVGKSTLFNAITKAGALAANYPFATIDPNVGIVEVPDARLNKLTELVEPKKTVPTAFEFTDIAGIVKGASKGEGLGNKFLAHIREVDAICQVVRCFEDENITHVAGTVNPIDDIEVINLELILADMESVEKRLQRVAKMAKQKDKEALIEEPILVKIKEALEAEKPARAAELSDDELKVIKGLHLLTIKPMLYVANVSEDEVADADSNKYVQMVREFAAAEGAQVITICAKIEEEISGFDDEEKAMFLEELGIKESGLDQLIRASYDLLGLATYFTAGVQEVRAWTFRKGMKAPQCAGVIHTDFERGFIRAETVAYDDLVELGSMTAAKEAGKVRLEGKEYIVQDGDIMLFRFNV
- a CDS encoding mechanosensitive ion channel family protein, with amino-acid sequence MELYYSAAATVNLRGLTRISQKTWDYLTSEALWDFILIASIKVIAILAASYIAVRVGRKIIEKIFVVRMRSPLNHSERRQKTILKLLQSVLSYLVYFSAIMGVLSALDIQIAGLLAGAGIAGLAIGFGAQSLVKDVITGFFIIFEDQFGVGDYIKINGAEGTVLEIGLRTTKVKGNTGEQFIIPNGSITNVTNYSINHSKFMIDMELNIDADIEKAEKLITAYLEKLPQQHPALTNIPAFLGVQNATDNEVTVRIIAETLPLQQWTIARTIRQDVKELLEQNGIVTPFPKMMLYDRVMGREIEGRE